Within the Thermoanaerobaculales bacterium genome, the region GCTGAAGGTAGAGTACCTCGCCTCTTGTCTCAACCAATGGATGCTGAAGTCCCCATCGATAGCCCCTTCTACAGGGAGCAAAGCCCCCCCAAAAGCACCTCCGAGACCAAGGAGGTGGCCCTTCAGCAATTCATGGCTCAGAAGCGACAATTTGTCCGCGAAGCTTGTTCTTTCCGGTTCCGGCGCCAGCTGTGCTTGCCGTTGCGGGATGCGGACATCGTCGATCTCTTGCCGAGCAAAGACCTTCGCTCCGAGGAGATCCCTAGACTCTTCTCGTACGTACCACACACGCTCACCTACGCAACAGTGCCGCCTGGCCAGACTGCTGAGGCGGCCAGTTTTGCGGAAGTTGATTTCGAGGGAGTTGTGCAGGCGATCGCTCACACGCGGGAACGACTGGTGGTACTGGTGGAGGCGAAGGCTGGTTTTGGCAAGACCACCTTCATGTACAGGCTCGCGCATAAGTTGGCATGCCGCGGAGGAGGCGCCCTTCCACTGCTACCGGTGCGGGTGTTTGAGAAGGGTCGTTCGGAATCGCCTGTCAACTGGTCGGAACTTCTAACCCTCGGAGTCCGTGACCTGAAGCAGCTCTCAGGTGACGAGATCCGTCGTGAGGACGTTGAATCGATGATGAACGATGGTCACGCCGTCGCCTTTGTAGACGGCCTTGACCAGCTCCCTGACGGCGCTGGAATGCTGGTCAGGGGCCTTCCACCAGCGACGAAACCCATCAAAGTGGTGGCCTCGTGTCGTCAAGAGGCGCACGCGATCGCCGACCACGGTTGGACGCATGTGCTCCGCCTGGGCGCTCCGTCCGAGGAGGACTTCTCCCAGAACGTACCCAAGGAACACCAAAACCACCTGGAGGCCTGCCTGGGCGATGACGATCCGAGGAACCCGTTCATGCTGCACATCGTCAGGGTTCTGGATTGTAGGAAAGATCCACTGCCTCCTCTAGGGGGTGTCACCGAGCTACTCGACAGCTATCTCGCGTTCCTTTTCGCCTGGGCCGAGGCGAAACTCACGGGAAGAGACGTCAAAGAAAGGCCTGAAGGTCTCACCCGCGAGCAACGCCTCGCACTCGGCGTGCTCGGGCTCACCAGCTTACGATACCGGCCCCGTGGTGCGGCTACTGAGCAACGCATTGACAAGGAGGCCTTCGATGTCGCCCGCGACCTGGCCAGGCAGCTGGCCGTGGACGCGGACTGGTCGTCTCAGGCGGTGGACAAGGTATTCGACTACAGCCGAGAGCACGCTGACCTCGTATACATTGCCCGCGAGACGTTCCTCCGGAAGCAGAAGACTTTTCTGTTCCACCACCAGCTGTTGCAGGAGTATCTCGCCGCCCTGGGGACGGTTGATGAGCTCGGTCGGGAGATAGGAGGAAGTGGAATCGGTGACAGGGGCGTGGCCGCGTTGCAGTGCGTGGCCAGGATCTTCGGCGAGGTTATCCGTCCACGGCCTACGAGGGCCCCGGCGTCGCCGTCGCCGGGTGTCGAGGCCATCGAGCACCGCGTCCATAGCCTGCGATACGTCGAATTCGTCGCTCGCCTACTCGGGCAGACGGAGAGCCCCATACAGGCCGAGATCAGGGCGAGCCTCCTGAAGTTGATTCCTGTAGCAATCTTGGAGGGGCGCGTCTGCAAACACGCCGCGCTCGATCAATGTGTGTCGGCGATGCTCCTGCGCTTGCGGGACGAGATGGTGGCCCACGACAAAGGGTTGATCGCGTGGGCCGAGGAGACGGCGGGGCGCGCTGCGGAGGGTGAACGACTCAGGTTGTCCAAAGCAAAGTTAGAGGGCAGGCCAGACACGTTTGTTATCTTGAGCGAGCCCGACGAAATCGCACAGATCGAGGCATTGCAGCCCGGCGACGACGAGCTGAAGGAGATGGAACAGCGGATGCGGGAGCAGGAGCCAGTACGCGGATGGACGGTGGAGTCCATCGATCATCTGGTGGTGGCAACCACGGGTGACGGCGAGCGGTGGTTTCTTGTGCCACCGGGTCGTTTTGTTGCTGGAGGAACGCGGTCTTGGTCCGAGTTGCCGGTCCGAGCGGAGGAGACGAGGGCTTTCTTGATAGCTGAGCGCCCTGTGTCGAATGGGCAGTTCGAGGAGTTTGTTGGTTCCGGGTACGCTGACGATCTTGGCGACGAGTGTTGGACGCCATTCCGGGATGAGGCACGCGCGGCCCTCTTTGGGCGTAGCGAGCCACCCTGTTGGGAAAAGAGATCCCATATTGACCATTCTGTCGGAGGAGTTAGCTGGTTCGAGGCAGCGGCCTACTGTCGTTGGCTAAGTCGAAAACACGGAGGTGCCGGGGCTAGTGGACGCTACCGGTTGCCTTCTGAAGGTGAGTGGGAAAAAGCCGCGCGCGGGCTCTTCGGGAGGACTTGGCCGTGGGGTTGTCTGTGGAAGGAGGACCTCGTCTGGGCCAGCAATCTCAGCCCATCGCCTTTCGGTATTCGAGAAACCACAGCAGGCCTCCCGGAATGGACGCGCTCTTCCTGGAAGGAGCAGGGATTCGGCGAGGAAGTCAGCGTTGTGAGCATGACCGGCGGGATATCCGCACGCGGCGGTGTCACGAACCACGGAGGTGTTCGGTGGTGCGCGTTTCGATTCAGGGCCGAGGCTTGGGGATTGACAACACTTCTCGGCTTCCGTTGTGTTCGCGAGGTGGATGAGTCCGGCTGATTCTCTCTTACGATTCCTGGTCTCCTCTGACCGGGTGCCTGTTGCTTTGGCTCTGGTCAGCACGTCTTGTCTGGGTCGTCGTCGCGTCGAGGGCTTAGAGGAACGGGATGGCACCACCCTCGACAGCAGCCTATGGTCTGCGAGCTTCGCCGGCTGTACTGCGAAGGGGGCCGTACTCGCAGCGAGGTGGTGGCTCCGGCAATGCACAGTATATCGTCGTTCGTGAGACAGTGGTTGCGATGTTCCTTGCTCGGATTCCCTGTTTGACGGGCCGCGCTGGGAGGTTGTTGGTGGCTGACTTCGGGGTGTTCGGCGACTTTTCCTCGTTCGCCGTCGGGATGGGAATCGACGAGTGGGCTCGGCGATCGGGGCAGTACAAAGGGGGATTGCCTGCCGAGTGCGGCCGGTTCACGGCGTCAGCGTTCGGTGGCGCTATTGGGACGGTGTTCGGCGGCCCTCTCTTGGGGATCGCGCTGTCCGCCTTCGGCCATGCGGTCGGGCACTTGGTCGATGACGAGGATCTCGAAGAGGCTGAGCGTTGCCGGGAACGCAACCGCAACTATGCACGGATGGGCGAGGAGTTCGTCAGCGCCCATTGCGAGTGCGGCTGTCACCCGAGCATCGAGATCATCGACTGGGGAGAGCTCGGCAACGACGTGTACGGGATTGCGTACTACTGCCACACATGCGACGAACGAAAGGTGTTTGTATTTCGGGGATCGTATGCGCGACGGTATTACGGACGGTGACCCACCCCAGGCTCGCTGTCCCTGGTCGCTGAGGAGACACCTTCACGGCGTGACAGTGCATTTGATCGCGTGCATCCGCCCGGAGAGGGGGAACGCCCATGCGCCGATCGTGTGAACCGTTGCGTCAGCCGGGTCGAGACCCGCAATCAGCATGACAGGACACCGGGTCAGGTACAGGGGCGCCTGCGCAATCCCGACGAGCGCGTCGATATCCGTTACGCTCGGCTCGGGATGTGACTCGAGATGCGAGTGCCACTCACCGACGTACTGGCACTGATCGCCGAGCTCGGCGGCGGCCTGCTCGAGCTCGGCCTGTACGTACGCCACGTCCCGACTGCAGCCAGTTGCCGAGCGCTGTGCACGCGGCCCTGGCGGCGTCGCGCGCAGCACGACCGCCTCGCGATTGCTGGTGTGGTGGCCGAGGAGGATGCCGCACGTTTCTGCGTCGGGCGAGCCTTCCGCGAGTCGGACGATCTGTTCATGGGCAGTTGGCGTGAGTCGGACCGTGGTGATTTCGGGTTCCTGACAGGCGATGCACGCGGGATGCGGCAGGTTGGTCGTTCGCGCAGTGGAGAACGGGCCCGCAAGCCCTGGGTGAACTTCGGGAGCAGGGTCACGGGACCAGAGCCAATGGTTCCAGTTCTCGTCGTCACCAGCGAGCTGGTCCAGCGCGATCCGGGCGATGAGCGCGGCGAGTGCTGCGAGATCGACGGCGCTCGCGGGGATGACCGGCCGTCCGCACTCATGCACGAGGATATCGTCGAGCTCCTCCCTGATCGGAATCCAGCCTGGGGATTGTTGATCTGAGGGTGCGGCTGCGTAGGACGCGAGGCATGCCTTGCACGCATCCCGGCCGGGACGGACGAGAAAGACCCTCCCGAGCGCGCCGCGACGGAGCGCGCGTCCATAGAGCACAGGCTGGTTCTGGAGGAGTGCGATCTGGTTGATGGCGGTCTCAACGCTCTCGTCAGCAGTTGTCACAATCGTGATATCCGCCCCGCTCATGAAGGAGGCAGCGTTGTCGAGCGAGCTCACGATCGAGCCGAACACCGGCTGCACGCGTACCGTTGGGTTCACGGCACGGAGCCGCTGCTCAACAACCGCGACCTTGGGGCGCCCGAAGCTGGTGAGGCCGCCAATGTGGCGAGCGACGTTGCCCGTGGCTATCCGGTCAAGGTCACAGAGCCGGAAGGCGCCGACACCGGCCTGGCCGAGGAGCTCGGCCACCTTGCTACCAAGTGCTCCGAGCCCAATGAGCGCGACCGTCTTGTCTGCAAGCCGGGTGGGGACGACGCCGGTGTTGCGCAGCTGGAGTGTCGCTGGCCGGAGGTTGTGTGTGCGGAGACAGAACGCCTGGGCATCTTCGAATCTACGGCGTTTCTCGGCATCGCGCTGGACGACGAGGTGGTCCCTGTCTGGTCGTTCGTGCTGAACGAGGCACACGACCAGCCATGCTGGTTCGGCGCTCCTGTCGGGATAGCGGAAGGCCAAGAAAAGGCGCTCCTGGGTCGTGAGATCAGCGCCGAGTGCCTTTGCGAGTGAAGGCCACGGATCGTCCTTGGCGCTCGCGAGAAGATTGAGAACGCCAGTGCCGTTGTGGAATGGCTGTGGCTCTTTAGTGAGCTGCCACCAATGGCCGTGCGCGCACGGCGGTCGTTCGCCAGAATAGTCGGTGCATGCGAGGGCGACCGGGTCCCAGAATTGCTCCTGGATCCAGGGGTAGAGGAGCGCGACGTCTGTACGAGCGTCGATGGGTTGGATGACCGGTCCTTCCACGGTGAGGCTCGTCATGATGAACGCGCTGAGCTCTGGTCGCGCGGAGTCGTACTCGCGGTAGAAGTCGGGCACCATGTAGAAGCGGCCCTGCTCGCCCAGATCGTCGCGATAAAACGTTCTGCTGAGGAGGACGTCGCCACCAGGGCAGAAGTGCTGTTCGAGTTCGCTGTCGGGCGCGTCTCGCGGGAAGTGGCCGGTCTCCAGCCCGAGTAACCACCGTTCGGCCCGTTGAAGGCTGGTGACGCCATCGATGATGTCACCACCCGGGTTACGGGTCTCTCGTTGGAACAGGCAGAGTGCGCCGTCCGCCATCTGGTGACGCCGGTCGAAGAACCGCGGCGGCGGCCTCATCCCGACCTGGCCGACATCGGTGAACGTTGCTGGCTGGGTGAGGGGGGTGACGATCGGCTTCTCGTACGGTGTCGCTGCGGGATAGCACAAGACGACGGGGACGCGCTTTCTGCCGCCGGGCGGGCGGATGCGGAGTTCGCCGTAGAGCGCGAGTGTTCCGTCTTGGAGAGCTCGTTCGTCTGCTTGGAATGTTGGGTACGCGCGTGCGAGCCTCTGCCGTTCCTGGACGTACCAGCCTGGGTAGAGCGTAATCCAGGAGCGGCCCACCTTATGATCCCATGGGGCGGTCGTCGATGCGCGTGGTGATGATCAAGGGGCCTGTTCGTCCCATACCACTGTTACCGTTGAGCCCATAGTGGTCGGCAAGTCGTCCTTTGTCGTCGGTGATCGCGTAGGTGCCGTCGCGGTAGATGTCGGCGATGAACGTGTACCGGTGCTCGCCCGTGTGGAGGATGTTCTCAGGGCCGACCTGGTCGGCGTATCTTTCGAGCGCATCGTCGTGTGGGTGGCCATGCGGGCTGTCGCCCCTGTGTGGTGCCGAGACCACGACGTACGTGGGTGCGATGGTCTCCAGCGCTGCAAGGTACGGCTCGTCCGCCTCGTCGTGCTGGAAGAAGGTCCGGGACCCATGATGCGGCGCGGAGAGGATTGCGGCTCTGAGGTGATTCTGGTGATAGTTGGCGATGTGGTGTTCCCATGCGTCCCGGTCAGCGTCGCCCGTCAGCATTATCCAGGTTGGCTCGTGCCCGATCTTCAGGACGACGCAGTGCTCATGGATACGCCGATACCTCCGCTCGGGATCCTCGCCGGCGATGTCATCAGTCACGTACGCTGCGGGGGCGAGCGTGTAGCAGGTCGCCTCGCCGATTGCACGGGGCGTCCGGCTGCCACGGAGTGCCTCCGGGGTTCCTCCCTGCCGCGTGACGGTCCCGATCAGGTCCTGCAACGCACGGTACGCGTCCTCGTGCTTCCTGCCGGGCGTGTGGCCGGAGTGCCAGACCGCGTCTACCTGCACCGCTTCCGATAGGCGCGCAACGCCGCACAGGTGGTCGTTGTGCGGGTGGGTGTTGACGAACACGCTCAGCGAACCGCCTGCCAACAGGTCGTGCATCAGGCGCGGGACGTCGATGCCGTGGCGCGTCGCGTCGCAGTTGATGTCCACGAGCATGGTTTGATAGCTGCCAGTGTCGGCCGCGAGGACGATGGTGCTCTCGCCCTGGCCTACGTACAGGAAGGCGACCCGCACAATGATCTCCTCGTCGGACGGCCAGAGAACCTCTCTCGCAATCATCAACTGACCTCCGCCATCTAGATCAGTTTACTGCACCGACGCAGCTCGTTTCCGATCTCTCGTTGGCCGAGGGAAGAGCTTCTTGGGCCTGCCAGAAACGCGAAGCGTGCGCCGGCGGCAACTGCCCGGGCCGCAGCCGACCATCCAGATACCCTTGCCTGTGCAGTTCCAGGTGCATCTGCGACCCGCCACGCATCTTTCGACCCCCCGAACTCCAACTGGTTCCCTTCCTGGGTGGTTTCGAAGGGACGGTGTTTGTACCCGGAGTGACCGGTGCGAGAATGAACACAGCAGGGTTCAGGCCACAGTGTTGCAGCGTGATGCCGGCGATCAGGCATTGGCGTCACGGAGGGTACCTGCGGCGGGAACGCGCAAGACCCGCCGCGTCCCTCATAGGAGGTGGCGATGCACGCAACGAAGAAGCGCCCCCGTCCCCGGCTGGATGCCCTTCCCGACCCCGCGGATTTCCGAGACCTGTTGTTCATTCCGACGTTGATCGAAGTCCCGACGCGGATCGACCTCAAGGACCATGTCACGCTGGGCGTGCCGATCCTCGACCAGGGATCGGAAGGCGCGTGCACCGGGTTCGGGCTCGCCACGGTGGTGCACTCCCTGCTGCGCCGGCGACGGGTGGAGCAGGACTGCGACGCCGTCAGTCCGCGCATGCTCTACGAGATGGCACGGCGGTACGACGAGTGGGAGGGGGAGGACTACGACGGCTCGAGCGCTCGCGGCGCGATGAAGGGATGGCACAAGCACGGCATCTGCTCGGACGCCGTGGCTCCCTACGCACCAGGCGACAGCAAGTGGGAGCTGACCCCCGAGCGTGCAGCGGACGGCGTGCTTCGCCCGCTGGGGGCGTACTTCCGCGTCAACCCCAAGGATCTAGTAGCGATGCATGCGGCGCTTGCCGAAACCAAGATCCTCTTCGCGACGGCCGTGGTGCACGCCGGGTGGGACCAGCCTGACGCAGCGGGCCTGATCATCCCTTCGACGGACGAACGCGGCGGGCATGCGTTCGCCGTGGTGGCGTACGACGCCGACGGCTTCTGGATCCAGAACTCCTGGGGAGAGGAGTGGGGACGCGGCGGTTTCGCGAAGGTGACGTACGACGACTGGCTGGAGAACGCGATGGACGTTTGGGTGGCGCGACTGGGCGCGCCGGTGAAGATCCGAACTGCCGTGTCGAGCGCGATCGCATTGTCGGCGCCAGCGGGCGAATCGGAGGCCTATGCCGCGTGTGACGTCCTGCCGCACGTGGTGAGCATCGGCAACGATGGCCGCCTCCGCAGCAAAGGGCAGTACGGCACCTCACAATCCGACGTCGAGCGCGTCTTCCGGCAGCAGATACCCGGCACCACCGACGGGTGGACGACACGCCGCGTGCTGTTGTACGCGCACGGCGGCCTCGTCGCCGAAGACGCTGCGATCGCCCGGCTGATGGAGTACCGCCCGCCGATGCTCGCCAACGAGGTCTACCCCGTCGCCTTGGTGTGGAAGACCGACTATTGGACGACGCTGAAAAACATCCTCCGGGATGCGGTGCGGCGGCGGCGGCCGGAGGGCTTCATCGAATACACAAAAGACTTCCTTCTCGACCGCCTCGACGATGCGCTTGAGCCCCTGGCTCGAGCGCTCACGGGCAAGCTGCAGTGGGACGAAATGAAAGAGAACGCCCGGCTGGCGATCGGTGACGGCGGAGCGCTCGACCTCGTGGCGGCGGAGCTTGCGACGCTCGCCAACACGTTCGAGAACCTCGAGATTCACGTCGTGGGCCACAGCGCCGGCAGTATTCTGCTCGGGCCGCTCGTGCGGCTGCTGACCGAGCGCGACATGATCAAGGACGGAGAGCTTGACGGCCGCAAGGGTCTCGGCCTGGACGTGGCGAGCTGCAACCTCTGGGCACCAGCATGCACCCTGGACCTCTTCCGCAGGCTGTACCTGCCGGGAATCGACTCGGGCGCGATCCACCGATTCGCGCTCTACACTCTGACCGACGCGGCCGAGCAGGACGACAACTGCGCGAACGTGTACCACAAGTCACTGCTCTACCTGGTCTCCAACGCGCTCGAGCGCCGCGCACGGATCCCCCGGGTTCGCGACGGCGAGCCGGTCCTGGGGATGGCCAAGTTCGTTGGGTCCGACGCCGATATGACCAAGGTTCTCGGGCGTCCTGAATGTGACTGGGTCCTGTCGCCCAACGACCTTGGCGAGAACTCACAGCGGGCGGCAAGGGCCACCTCCCACGGCGGGTTCGACGACGATCCCGCCACACTGCGCTCCACGCTGAAGCGGATCATCGCGGCGAGCCCGAGCCGTAGCGAGTTCGTCTTCACCTCAGGCGCCTCGCGCCGCCGAGAGAAGCGGCAACTCCTGAGCGGGATGGAGGGCTAAACGCGAAACTGCCGCCTCGGTGTGGCGGTCGGTGTCTCAGGGGCGCTGTCGGACGGTCCCCTTTCTCTGGGCGCATCCGCAGCCACGCCCTTCCCCAGAGGCCCGCCTATTAAGGTACTCTGGGTAGGGCCGAGATCCGCCGGCCGGCGGGATCGCAGCCCACGCCGACGACCGAATACGCCAGGGCTCGTACGGAGAAGAAGTCGATGAGACGACCGGGGTTTCCGCTCAACAACGCCCGCTACTGCGGGAATACCACCAAGAAAGAGGTTCACGACCTCGACAACGAAACGCTGCAGTGCCAGATCGACGAGATCATCAGGGCCGGTCACGCTCGCGCGTACACTTCGCTCCAGGAAGCGATCGCCGCAGGCGACGACCGGTGCGCTTACTGTCTCGGCGGCAGCCTGCGGTAGTCCGGAGGAACACCATGGGCAGAAAGAACCAGCACGTTGTGCCCCACGACGAGGGTTGGGCCGTCCGGGGCGAAGGCAACAGGCGGGTGACGAGCACCCACTCCACCCAAGCAGAAGCGATCGACGCCGCGCGCGAGATTGCGGTCAACCAGCAATCGGAAGTTGTGATTCACGGGCGGGACGGGCGCATCCGCGACCGGGACAGCTACGGCAACGATCCCTTCCCGCCGAAGGACCGCAAACACTAACTCGTTTACCGCCGAACTCGGCACCGCCGGAGGCACACTCCAAGGCGGTGCGGCGTGCGAGACCGGCATCCCGACGCGACCGCAGCGCCGGCGGTGCCGTCGGGTCAGAGGCCTTGCTCCAACCGCCCCAAGAAGCCATCCCTCAGACCCCCATCCGTGCACGGGATGGCTCCTAGCGATCACGTGCGCCATTCACCGTGCTGATCGCCGATGTCGGAAATCAAGGAAGGCGGGGAAACAAAACCCTGTCCGAACTCGCGATAGGCCGTTATTGCTGGCGCAACGGAGCCGCATCTGGGTTCGCGACCCTGTGCTATCTTCAGGGAGCGGAACCAACGCTGAGTCAGGCGAAACACACTGTCGTCGCTGCGGAGGTGCGGTCATGGCGTTCGACGTGGGAAGCATCGTGATCAGCCGGGGGAGAGAGAAGGTCAAGGACTGGATCGGGATCGACAAAAGCTGGGACGCCGCAGACAGCCTTACCGTGCTGCGCGGGTTTTTCGAGCAGCAGCCCCAACGGGATCGGGTGCGGGTGCTGATCGGCGATGCGGGGCCGGGTTACGTCAAGAGGACGGCAATCTTGGAGATCGCCGAGGCGACGCTCGCCGACGCGGGGACTGGCGCCACCGGTGTCGGGCTCCCGGGAACGAGCAAGCCGCGGTTCCTCGTCTACCGCTGTCGAGAGAAGACGTGCAACCAGGTGCTGTTCCTCGCGGCGAAACCCGCGGGTGACGTGTTGTGCCCGCAGTGCAAAAAGGAGATGCAGCGGGAGCAGACGCTGTGAAGATCGAAGACCTGACCGGAAACAAGGTCGCGTCGTACCTGCCCTCGCTGGCGGTGGTGGCGGTGTGCGGCGCCCTGGTGCTGGCCGGGGCCGTCGAGGGTGCGCCGTCGACGGCGCGTTTTCTCGAGGTCTGGAAGGAGCCGGGCGCGGTCACGCTCGGCGCCGGAGCAGTGGCGCTCGTCATACTCGGCCTGCTCGTGCAGCCGCTCGAAATCAAGCTCGTGCGCCTGCTGGAGGGGTACTGGGGCAGCGGAGCGATTGGGTTGCGCCTCTCGCGGTGGGGCGTCCGCCGAGCGAGGGTGAAGCGGGACGCCATCCGAAGCGTGGTGGCGACCCCGAAGGGGCCAGCGGAGCTCTCACGGGAAGACCTCGCCCGGATCGCGGGCGCAGCTCGCGAGCTGCGCGAGCGGCTCCCCGAGAGGGACGACCGGCTGCTGCCGACGGCGCTCGGCAATGCGCTGCGGGCGGCAGAGGACAGCGCCGGCGAGCGCTATGGACTTGATACGGTACTCGCGTGGCCACGGCTGTACTTCGTGCTCTCGGACCGCATGGTCGAGGTCCTCGGGTCGCAGCGGCTGCAGCTGGACGTCAGCTCCAAGCTCACCGCGGCCTTCCTGCTCATCGCCATCATCACCGCCAGCATGCTCGCGACCGACGGATGGTGGCTTCTGCTTCCGGCCGCGAGCCTTGTGCTCTCGCGGGTGGCGTACCGGGGCGCGGTCGAAGCAGCCGTCGCCTATGGCGAGACCATTCGCGCCGCCTTTGACCTCTATCGCTACGACCTGCTCAAGGCGCTCGGAATCGCACGCCCATCCGATGCCGTGGCGGAGCGCACGGTCTTCGAGCAGCTGAGCGAATTCCTCTACTTCGGGCCGCTGGATCGGGACGAGGACCTCACCGCCGGGGGCTAGGTGCCCCGCTCAGCAGGTACGTTGGCTGTGTGTACCGAAAAGCCGGTGTGCCGCCATGACGGCAGCAGCTCGCTGACGCTCACCGACGACTTTGACCACGAGCAGCCGCAGCACTCGTGGAGCAGCTCAGTAGAGCGTTCGTCGAGGCAGGGCACCGCAACCCGGTTCCAGTCGCGCGACCGGGCGCCGCGTAAGGCAAACACTCGCGAAGACTGCGCCCCTATTGTGAAGGCGACTTATCGTTCTTTGGTACGCTCGTAATCGTGTCCGTCCAGAACGTGATTGCGTTCGGGCTGCTCGCCATGATGATGGTCGTGTGGATGAACCTGATCCGTCGTCTGTTCCGCCGCTCGCAGAAAGGCTCAGAAGAGCTCGCCAGCCTGCAGAGAGCGCGGCGAGAGCTTGAGCAGCAGTTCCTCGATCAGGACAATTGGGCGAAGCCGCCCAAGGCGTGACAGATGAGTGCCAATCGCCTTCCGGACCTCGTTTTTCGGTTTTTCTCGCTCTGCGGTCGGGGCGGCGAGGTTATGGTGTCGCGGCTGTTCGTCCCGAGTTATCGCCCGGCCTCTATTAAGCGTGCGTGCGTTCCTCCTATGTGTACACGTAGTCGTGTTCCGGCATCGCCGCATCCTGGAGGGAGAACGTGTCGCACAGGCCCGAACTGAAGGTGTGGAGCACTCGTGCGAGATCGGCCGCGATTGCACGTTCTTCGTCGTGTTCGCGTCCAACGATCGTGTTCAGGTGCTCCCAATTGGAAGCGACGGCCTCCATCGTTGGCGGAAGATCCGCAACGAAAGCGGTCAATCGGTCCAGCGTGTCCAGGGCGACGAGATCCGCTCGATCAGTGATGTCCGCGAGTGCGTGCTGGTAGGCGACGATCCAATCTCCAGATTCGAATGTCTGCGCGAGGGTGTGGTCAAACCATGCCGCTCGCAGCCGTTCCACCAACCCCCGAGGGTCCGAGTTCCGGAAGCTGTAATGGAGCGTCACAAAGAGCGCCAGTGCGTCCATTCGGGGATCCAGGAGGTCGTAGTCGGGACGTGTCGCTGTCCCCGTGAGTCGATGCGCCTCCAAGAGCCGTCGTTCGAGGGCGGTGCCCGCGAGCGGCATCGCCTTGGCGAACGAGATCGGAACGCCGCCGAGATCGGCGACCTCTCGCAGAAAACGGAGGTTGGCGCGGAAACCCTCGACCGTTGTGTCAGGATCGATCAGCATGAATCCCATGTCATAGGCCAGACCAAGGTCTTTGAGGGTCAGGAGTGCCGCCATGTTCTGCTCTACCGTGCAGCGTTTGTTCAGCGTCGCCAGACCTGCAGGGTGTCCCGACTCGATGCCTACATAGACACTCACAAGCCCTCTATCCCGACACCGAGCAAGTATGTCGTGATCGACGTCATCAGCGCGACACGAGATCTTCCACACGATCCTGTCACTCAATCCCGCTTGATCGAGGTTGCGG harbors:
- a CDS encoding SUMF1/EgtB/PvdO family nonheme iron enzyme; this encodes MSEFSQDWFKAALWVTWVLADNLIDRPEPVAELSDGIRKLCELDFPSRTLLATGAKCGYCPRRRRIWIKPEHLTSQTSLDPILLTRINPRRKTPSFRTRIKRLCLDHTLVDRWRLKTLGQVLDEWNETDDTLKRIKTGLNRLQSAHILDLRFPGVLVLGRQRTSGKQEGCLSLGFRFEREIARLESLAEGFRVLEQPEPLAGFESAEGRVPRLLSQPMDAEVPIDSPFYREQSPPKSTSETKEVALQQFMAQKRQFVREACSFRFRRQLCLPLRDADIVDLLPSKDLRSEEIPRLFSYVPHTLTYATVPPGQTAEAASFAEVDFEGVVQAIAHTRERLVVLVEAKAGFGKTTFMYRLAHKLACRGGGALPLLPVRVFEKGRSESPVNWSELLTLGVRDLKQLSGDEIRREDVESMMNDGHAVAFVDGLDQLPDGAGMLVRGLPPATKPIKVVASCRQEAHAIADHGWTHVLRLGAPSEEDFSQNVPKEHQNHLEACLGDDDPRNPFMLHIVRVLDCRKDPLPPLGGVTELLDSYLAFLFAWAEAKLTGRDVKERPEGLTREQRLALGVLGLTSLRYRPRGAATEQRIDKEAFDVARDLARQLAVDADWSSQAVDKVFDYSREHADLVYIARETFLRKQKTFLFHHQLLQEYLAALGTVDELGREIGGSGIGDRGVAALQCVARIFGEVIRPRPTRAPASPSPGVEAIEHRVHSLRYVEFVARLLGQTESPIQAEIRASLLKLIPVAILEGRVCKHAALDQCVSAMLLRLRDEMVAHDKGLIAWAEETAGRAAEGERLRLSKAKLEGRPDTFVILSEPDEIAQIEALQPGDDELKEMEQRMREQEPVRGWTVESIDHLVVATTGDGERWFLVPPGRFVAGGTRSWSELPVRAEETRAFLIAERPVSNGQFEEFVGSGYADDLGDECWTPFRDEARAALFGRSEPPCWEKRSHIDHSVGGVSWFEAAAYCRWLSRKHGGAGASGRYRLPSEGEWEKAARGLFGRTWPWGCLWKEDLVWASNLSPSPFGIRETTAGLPEWTRSSWKEQGFGEEVSVVSMTGGISARGGVTNHGGVRWCAFRFRAEAWGLTTLLGFRCVREVDESG
- a CDS encoding C1 family peptidase, which encodes MHATKKRPRPRLDALPDPADFRDLLFIPTLIEVPTRIDLKDHVTLGVPILDQGSEGACTGFGLATVVHSLLRRRRVEQDCDAVSPRMLYEMARRYDEWEGEDYDGSSARGAMKGWHKHGICSDAVAPYAPGDSKWELTPERAADGVLRPLGAYFRVNPKDLVAMHAALAETKILFATAVVHAGWDQPDAAGLIIPSTDERGGHAFAVVAYDADGFWIQNSWGEEWGRGGFAKVTYDDWLENAMDVWVARLGAPVKIRTAVSSAIALSAPAGESEAYAACDVLPHVVSIGNDGRLRSKGQYGTSQSDVERVFRQQIPGTTDGWTTRRVLLYAHGGLVAEDAAIARLMEYRPPMLANEVYPVALVWKTDYWTTLKNILRDAVRRRRPEGFIEYTKDFLLDRLDDALEPLARALTGKLQWDEMKENARLAIGDGGALDLVAAELATLANTFENLEIHVVGHSAGSILLGPLVRLLTERDMIKDGELDGRKGLGLDVASCNLWAPACTLDLFRRLYLPGIDSGAIHRFALYTLTDAAEQDDNCANVYHKSLLYLVSNALERRARIPRVRDGEPVLGMAKFVGSDADMTKVLGRPECDWVLSPNDLGENSQRAARATSHGGFDDDPATLRSTLKRIIAASPSRSEFVFTSGASRRREKRQLLSGMEG
- a CDS encoding ThiF family adenylyltransferase — encoded protein: MGRSWITLYPGWYVQERQRLARAYPTFQADERALQDGTLALYGELRIRPPGGRKRVPVVLCYPAATPYEKPIVTPLTQPATFTDVGQVGMRPPPRFFDRRHQMADGALCLFQRETRNPGGDIIDGVTSLQRAERWLLGLETGHFPRDAPDSELEQHFCPGGDVLLSRTFYRDDLGEQGRFYMVPDFYREYDSARPELSAFIMTSLTVEGPVIQPIDARTDVALLYPWIQEQFWDPVALACTDYSGERPPCAHGHWWQLTKEPQPFHNGTGVLNLLASAKDDPWPSLAKALGADLTTQERLFLAFRYPDRSAEPAWLVVCLVQHERPDRDHLVVQRDAEKRRRFEDAQAFCLRTHNLRPATLQLRNTGVVPTRLADKTVALIGLGALGSKVAELLGQAGVGAFRLCDLDRIATGNVARHIGGLTSFGRPKVAVVEQRLRAVNPTVRVQPVFGSIVSSLDNAASFMSGADITIVTTADESVETAINQIALLQNQPVLYGRALRRGALGRVFLVRPGRDACKACLASYAAAPSDQQSPGWIPIREELDDILVHECGRPVIPASAVDLAALAALIARIALDQLAGDDENWNHWLWSRDPAPEVHPGLAGPFSTARTTNLPHPACIACQEPEITTVRLTPTAHEQIVRLAEGSPDAETCGILLGHHTSNREAVVLRATPPGPRAQRSATGCSRDVAYVQAELEQAAAELGDQCQYVGEWHSHLESHPEPSVTDIDALVGIAQAPLYLTRCPVMLIAGLDPADATVHTIGAWAFPLSGRMHAIKCTVTP
- a CDS encoding DUF2188 domain-containing protein — encoded protein: MGRKNQHVVPHDEGWAVRGEGNRRVTSTHSTQAEAIDAAREIAVNQQSEVVIHGRDGRIRDRDSYGNDPFPPKDRKH